The sequence below is a genomic window from Natronorubrum halophilum.
TTGAAGCCGTAGGCGCGCCCGAGGTCGTCGATGACGTCCAGCGGGTGGAGCACGTCGACGCGGTAGGGTGGGATGGTCACGTCGTAGACGAGGTCGCCGGCTTCGCTTTCTTGCTTTTCAGCTTCGAGACCCGAGCGCTCCGCCAGATCGATCACTTCCTCGGGATCGAGATCGATGCCGAGGATGGTCTCGATGCGGCCGTGGGTGACCGTCTTCGTCTTCGTCGACAGGTCGGGACGCACCAGTTCGTGATCCGGGTACTCGACCGTCACGTCCTCGAGCGTCGCCCCGCGCGCCGAGAGCGCGTAGCAGACGATGTTCAGCATCTTGTCGATCGTCCACTGGTCCGTGCCGGTCATCTCGACGAACAGGTCCCTCGAGTCGGTCGACACCTCGGTCCGGCGGCCGTTGATCACCGGCGGGAACGAGAACAACCCGATGTCGTCGTAGATCGCGGGGTAGCGCTCGTAGCCGCTGACGAGGTCGGCGTAGGCCCGGCCCGTCTGATGCTCCTCGAGGACGTCCGCGGGCGTCATCTCCTCGTCCGAATCGAGCGGAACGAACCGATCTTCGTCGGGTTCGACGCCGACGTACCGGATGGTCGAACCCCCTTCGGTGGCGGACCCTCCCTTCAACATCGTCAGATCGTGAATCCCGATCGCGCCCTTCGCGCGCTTGCGCCCCATCGTCGCGTGGAGCTTTTCCTGGAGCTGAATGAGCGAATCGAGGGCGTCCTCGTCGAGGCTCACGTCCCGGATCACGGCACCCGTGACGTACGGCCGTTCGTCGGGCACCGACTCGTCGACCTCGATGGTCCACTCCGCCGAGTTCGGCGACGGCACGTGGACGCCGCGGGCGTCGCCGTACTGGTAGCGCATCGAGCGCGCGACGCCCTCGACCGAAAGCCGATCGAGGCGGTCGGGGGCGAACTCGAGTTCGAACTCGCCGTCCTCGGTGCGGCCCTCGAACTCGAGGCCGAGTCCGAACAGGTCGTCGATGAGGTCGTCGTCGCGTTTGTCCTCGTGGCCGGTCAGTTCTCGCAGTTCGTCGGGGTCGATATCGACGGTGGGCATCAGTAGGTCACCTCCGCGTTCCGCAGGAACTCGAGATCGGCGAGCGTGCCGTGGAGGTCGCGGATGTCCTCCGCACCGGTGGTCAGCATGGCGAGTCGCTCTAAGGCCAGTCCCCAAGCCATGACGTCGCAGTCGACGCCGAGGGGTTCTAACATCTCCTCGCGGAAGATGCCCGAGTTACCGATCTCGATCAGTTCGCCCGTTGTGGGATGGGTGCCGAACAGTTCGAAGCTGGGCTCCGTGTAGGGGTTGTAGTGGGGTTTGAACTGGATGTCCTCGATCCCGAACTGGGCGTAGAACTCCTCGAAGGTGCCCATCAGGTCCCGCACCGAGAGATCATCGGCCATCACCCAGCCTTCGATCTGGTAGAACTCGAGCAGGTGCGTGGCGTCGAGCGTGTCGTTGCGGTAGGCCTTCTCGACGCTGAAAAAGCGCGCGGGCGGTTCGATCTCGCCGATCTCGGTACCGGACAGGTACCGGGTCGTCAGCGAGGTCGTGTGCCCGCGGAGCGCGAGCGCGCGGGCGAAGTCCTCGTCCCACGGGGAGTGGTAGCCTTCGCTATCTTCGCCGACGCCGTCGCGGTGGGCGCGCTCGACGCGTTCGACGAGGTCCTCGGGAAGCTCGTCGATGTGGCTCGGCTGCTCGAGGGCGAACCGATCCCAGTGCGTCCGCGCGGGATGGTCCTGGGGCATGAACAGGCAGTCGTTGATCCAGAAGTCCGCGTCGGCGTGCGGGCCGTCCATCTCCTGAAAGCCCATGCCGACGAGGACGTCTTTGACCCGCTCGGACATCTGGCGCAGGATGTGGACCGTGCCGCCCTCGAACGCCTCGGCGTCAGCCTCGACGTTGTACTCGGCGAACTCGACGGTCTTCCACTCCCCACCGGTCAGGAGTTCGGGCGTGACCTGGCCGACCGTCTCGGCGGTCTCGATTCCCGCCATCAGTTCGGTGACCGCGAGGTCGGTCAGCGTCACCTCCCGGACGGTCGACTCGGTGCGCTCTATCAGTCCGCGGCGCTCGAGTTGCTCGAGCGTTCCGTCGTCGACGCCGGCGGCGTCGACCGGAACCGCACCCTCGCCGGCGAGCGCCTCGAGCGCGTTCGCTTCCGCGTCCGCGGCCGGATCGGCGTCCGGATCGGCCGTGATCTCGCCGCCGTCGATGACGCCGTACCCCTTCCGGGCGTAGTTCGAAAGGGCGATATCGACCTGTGGACCCTCGAGTCCCGAGGCCCCGATGACCCGCCCCATCTGGACGGGATCGCTATCGGCTCCGGCCTCGAAGGCCGCTTCGTAGAGTCGGACTTCGGGAAGGGTGTCGTCGGCGTACTCGCGCCCTTCTTCCGTGAGCGTGACCGTTTCGTCGACTCGCTCCTCGACGGCGACCAGCCCCTCGTCTTCGAGTTCGAAGACCGCACCGGTGACGGTCTCGGGGGGTAAATCGGTCGCCGCAGCGAGGGCGTCGACGGACTGTTCCTCGTCTGCGCTCGCGGTCTCGACGACCGCGACCTGTTGTGCTGGAAGTTGCATTCGCTTACCTGAATTGCCGCGCGTCGGTCAGTTAGCGGTTCCGACTCGGATTCGACGTCGACGCTCGGCGGATTCGACGGCGCGTCACGGTTGCCCGCGACGACGCCGGAAGAATCTCGAGCCGACGACGCCGACGTGGACGGTTTCGCCGCGAGCAACCGATGTGGTCGCTCTCGGCTCCACCGGCCCGGATCACCGGGCGAAAACGAAGCCGAATCCCGTCCGCTGGCGCGTTGATCGGGTGCCGACACCGGCCGAGTGGGATTCGGGTGCCATAGGACCCGCCTCTCGACGATAGACGAAAAATCTTGCGTTCAGCGTCGTTCACCCGCCCCGAACCAGCGTCGTGATATATAATTGAACTGTGCGCTACGGACGATTGTACATCTGTGTTATAAACCATACGTACATCGGTCAGTACTACCGACATATCCAGTACAGAGTGGCCGGTAATCGGTCGCTCTGCAACACAAACGAAACTATGGCACGAAAAAATCACGCCCTCTCGGACGAGGGCAGCATGACAACGGCGCTACGAAACGCGTTGTTCGCCCGATTCCCCGCGGGGACGGGACGGTACTGGAACGTTCTGGTGTACAGTTCAGCGTATCTATCGCTGATCGCGATGGCCGAGGTGGTCATCGTTTCGGCACTCCTCTCGCTGCCGCCGAGTCCGGCGGCGGTCGTCGTTGGACTGGTCGTTTTCGCCGTCTACACGAATGATCGCCTCGCAGATGTCGACACCGACGCGGTGTCGAACCCCGAACAGGCAGCGTTCGTTAGACGATATCGAGACGAACTCTACGTGTTGGCGTCGATCGCGTACGGACTCGCCGTCGCGCTCTCCGTGATCGGCGGTCCAATCGCACTCGCGATAACCCTGCTTCCGGGGGTGTTCTGGGTGTGTTACGCCACGGACTGGATTCCCGGCACTGGCGTACACGTTCGGCGATTGAAGGACGTCTTCCTCGTGAATACGATCGTGGTCGCGTTCGCGTGGGCCACGACGCTGACATTCCTTCCCCTCGCGTTCGCCGACGGCACCGTAACGATTCCGACGCTGATCGTCTTCGCGTACTTCTTCCTCCGGGTGTTCACCAACACGGAGATCCCGAACGTCCGCGATATCGATGGCGACCGGGAGATCGGCGTGCTGACGATTCCGGTGATGTTCGGTGTTGAGCGAACGCGCCAGATTCTCACCGGGATCGATCTCTGTACGGTCGGGCTCGTGGTAGCCGCAGTCCACATCGGATACCTATCCGCCCTACTGGCGTTTCCGCTTCTCGTCGGTATCAGCTACTCGCTCGGCGTCACATCACTGATCGGCCGGTACGAGAACGAGAGACTGTTGGCGAAGGCTGCCGAGTGCGAGTACCTCGTCGCCTTCGTCGCCCTTACGTTCGTCGTGCTGTTGTCCTGACCTAATCAACAATCAACCTACATTTTTGAGGTGCGGTTTTCCGGACATTTAATACCTGATGGAAGCATTCTCTTGGTATCTGTGTTCTCTCTTACGATTCTATCAGGGATCTTACTTGCCACCGTCGCGATCGGGGCGTCAGCGGCGCTCCTCGCCTGGCGAGAACGACCCGAACCGGGCGCAGTTCCGCTCGTCGTGATGCTAGCCGGACAGTGTTTCTGGTCGGCGCTTCTGGTTTTCGATCTGGAGGCATCGACGCTCAGCGGGAAAGTCTTCTGGGCGAACCTCAGGTGGATCGGCGTCGTCGCCATTCCGGTCGGCTGGCTGCTCTTCTCGCTCGAGTACACCGGCAGAGATCGGTACGTTCAGCCACGCTACATCGCTCTCCTCTTGATCGTACCCCTGATCACGGTCGTGTTGGCTCTCACCGACAGCGGGTTGCTCCATACCGAGTCGAATCTGGTTCGCGAGGACGGAATACTGCTGCTCAGTCGAACGCCCGGCCCCTGGTTCTGGGTCATCACCAGTTACACGTACCTGCTGGGACTGCTCGGTGCCGTTCCGCTCCTCAGGCTGATCCGGAACGACTCGCTGCCGTTCAGGGGACAGAGCATGGCGCTTCTCGTCGGAATCCTCGCACCGTGGGTGAGTAACATCCTCTTTCTCATGGGTGCCATCCCGGTTCCGGGGCTCGATCCCACACCGGTCGCGTTTTCGATCTCCGGCGTCGCCTGTCTCGGCGCGCTCACGCGTTTTCAGCTCTTCGGGACGAGTCCGTCGCCGAACCCGCGCGCCCGCCGACTGCTCTTCGAGCGGATGCCGGACGGTGCCCTCGTTATCGACGCCCACGACTACGTCGTCGACATCAACGAAACCGGCGCAACGATCCTTGGAACGGTGCCCGGTAGCGTACTCGGAAGTCCGTTTCAGGAGATCGTTCCCGACGATTCGATGGCTCCGACGGACGGGACGGTCCCGGAACGTCCCTTCAGGAGTTCACACGACGATCGACTGTACGACGTGACGGCGACGCGTATTACCGACATCCACGATCGGACGATCGGTCACGTCATCACGTTTCACGATATCAGCGAACACGTGCGCCAGCAACAGCGCCACGAAGTTCTGAACCGCGTCTTCAGACACAACATCCGTACCGAAACGAACGTCATCAGCAGCTACGCGGAACTCCTCGCGGACAGGGAGAATCGGGGTGTTGCCGACGAAATCACGGCCAGCGCGAGACGGATCGAAGAGTTGGCGTCCAACTCTCGAGAAATCATCGAGGTCTTCGAACAGGGGCGGGAGTCGATCGAGGCCGCGCCGCTCGAGTCGCTCATCGACGACGGGATCGAAACCGTTCGCGAGGAGTATCCGGCCGCTCGCATCGAGCGCGAGCCGAATCTGGGCGGCGTTTCCGTCGCCAGCCTCCTCGAACCCGTGTTCGAAAACCTCATCGAAAACGGCGTCGAGCACAACCCCGATTCGAACCCGTCCGTTCGAATCGGAGCCGAGACGGACGGCGATCTGGTTCGGGTCCGTATCGCTGATGACGGTCCCGGTATCGACGACTACGAACGGGACGCCCTCGAACGCGGCACCGAGACACCCCTCGAACACGGGAGCGGCCTCGGCCTCTGGTTGGCCAAGTGGGGTGCCGAAATCGCCGGCGGGACGATCTCCTTCGAGACGAACGAGCCGACCGGATCGGTGGTCACCGTCGAGGTTCCGGTGTTGTCGTTCGCCGACGACTCGCGAGACGAACCGGACGGGTCGTCGTCGTGAGGTCAGCGGCGCGCTAGCCGTTCGAGAGGCGTGTCGTCTCGAGGTCGCCGGAACCGACCCACTCGAATCCGGACTGTTCGGCGGACGCCTTCGCGGCCGACACCGCCGCGGGGTCGAACTCGTCGGCGAATTCGATGCGAGCCTCGACGGGTTCGGCCGCCGGAATCTCGGGGATGAACTCGTCGTCCTCGAGGAGTCCGTCGACGGTGATCGCTCCTCCAGCGCCGAGTGCGGCCCCGAGCGCGCGGTAGCGGTCGTTTTCCGTCTCGAACTCGTCGCCGGTTCCGAAGGTGTCGTTGCCGATTCGGGCGGTTTTTTTCGGTCCCGAGAGCGTCCCGAACTCCGCGTCCGGGGCGTCGTCGCGATTGCGCTCGAGTCTCGCGCCGTGGCTCGGGCCGTCCGATCCCCGGCCGCCACTTCCGTCGCTCGCGTTACCGTCGTTGCGAACCCGCGAGACCGACGGAGAGCCACCTCGGATTTCGAACCCGTCCGCCTCCGTGGATGGCACTGAGGTGATCGGACCCTCCGATTCCGTCGACGTTGCCGGTTTCTGTGGTTCCAGCGCAGTTCCCGATCCGTCCACGGTCCGATCCGTCGTCCCGGTCGCGGCGTCGGCGCTGATTTCGGGTTCGGCCTCGTCGATGAGCGATGCGACTGCGGCCGGTTTCGAACCCCCATCGCGACGCGTCGCTCGGGGTCCGTCCGAGCGTCGCCCGGCGCGCTCGAGCGCCCACGAGGGCCACGGTCCCGAAGCGTCGTCAGCCGACACGTCGTCGCTCGAAGCGTCTCCCTCGGGAACGTACGCCCCAAGGGCGTGTTCCGGAAGCAGCGGTCGCTCGAACGCCGAAACCCGCCGGCCGTACCGATCGCGAAGCGCCTCGAGTTCGCCCGTCTCGACCAGCGCGGCCCGCCAGCGGTCGACGCCCGCGGACAGCAGGACGAACGTCGCGTCGGTCCCCTCGAGCAGGCGCTCGTTGACGGCGAACACCGCGGCTGGCAGGTTGTCGTCCGCGAGCGGCGTGTCCGGGTAGGCGAACGTCGTCTCCCGGCGTCGCCCCCGCGGATCCGTCGCGGCGAGTTCCAGCCGGTCCCGTCCGGTCGCGGCCGGTCCCGTTCGGGTACACTCGAACGACCACCCGATCGCCTCGAAGACGGCGTCGAGTTGCCGCGCCAGCGCGGTCTGGGCGTACCGAGCCGAACAGGTAAGCCCGCGATCGCTCCGACAGATCGTTCCGTGCATCATCGCGGTCCGGTCGCGCGCGTCGGCGAGGACGTCCTCGAGGATCGATCGGAGCGACGTCTCGCCACCGGCCCGTCCGGGCGGAACGGCGGTTCGATACTCCCGCCGCTGGGACCGAACGTCGGCGGGCGTGACGCCGAACGAACCGAGAATATCGGCACAGACGACCACGTCACGGGTCGGATCGCCCGCCTGTCCGGTCTTCATCGACGCGGCCTACGACGCGGGTCCGGATATATTTTCTCCCCGTCTGACGGAGAAATATCGAGGCCCTCTGGAAACTGACGCCGACCGGACCGCACGAGGGATCTTCGATCAGTCCGCAACTGGCGTCGCTCGTTACGATGGGGGTCCTACTGGCGTCGGCGAGGCGATTCGAGTTCGATATCCGCTTGCTCGAGTAGCGCTGCGACCTCCTCGCGTTTTTCCTGGTGTTCCTCGAGGAACTCCTTCATCAACTGCGCGGCCTGCTCCTTGCAGTCGCCGCAAAGTCGTTCGCCGCCGACGCACTCGTCGTAGACGCGCTTGGCGAACTCGTCGTCGTCGCCGGCCAGCAGGTAGGCGTACAGTTCGTAGACCGGACACTCGTCGGCTTTCCCGCCGAGTTCGCGCTGTTCTTCGGCCGTCTCGCGGCCGCCGGTCGTCGCCGATTTCACCTTGTCGTAGCCGTCTTCGGGGTCGTCGAGCAGCGAGATGTGGCTGGCCGGGATCGAGGAGGACATCTTCCCGCCCGTCAGCCCGGTCATGAATCGGTGGTAGATCGAAGACGGCGGCTGGAAGCCGTAGCCCCCGTTGTCGACTTCGACTTCGCGGGCGAGTTCTTCGGCCTCCTCGCGATCGATTTCGAACGCGTCGATGTGGCTCTCGTAGACGCGCTTTTCGCCCTCGATGGCGTCGATCAGCGCGTCGAAGGCGGCGTCGGTTGCCCGCCGATCGAAGAAGCGGGTTCGCGGCCGGATCGGCTCCATGCCGGCCTCGTTGAGCTTCGTCAGCACCGAGGTGAGGACGTCGGCGGCGACGCCCAGTTCCGAGAGCGGCGTCTCCTCGAGCGCTTCGGCGACGTGGACGCACCGGAGCGTGTCGTCGTCGAACTCCTCGGGCTCGAGTCGCTCGTAGAACTCGGTGACGAGGGCGCGCTCGACGGGCTCGAGTTCGAAACTGGCGTAAGCTTCGGACACCTTGAAAAACCGCATCCGTTCGGCGAGGTCCCGAGCCAGCCGGACGTGGGGGTCCTGATCCGGGCCGACGGGGATGACGGTCGGCTTCGGCTCCTCGAGTTGCGGGTAGAGGATGTCGGCCATCTGGGTGACCACGCTCTGCATGTGCGAGACGTCGGTCTCGCCGTCGAAGCCGTAGATCGCCTGGAATTCCGAGAAGTTTGCCTCGGCTCCGAGGTCGAAGGCCAGGTCTTGGACCTCGCGGTTCGTGGACTGCCGGTAGAGCTCCCCCTCCTCGGGGTCGAAGCCGAGCGCGAGCAGCGACAGCAGGTAGTTGCGTGCGTGCTCGTCGATGTCCGCCCAGCTCATCCCGCGGGCCGAGTTGGCCTCGAGGTCGGCGATCAGGGCGTAGGCGTCGGCCCCCTGCTGTTGGTGCCAGATGATCTCGTCGAAGACGAGTTTGTGGCCGATGTGAGGATCGCCCGTCGGCATAAAGCCCGAGAGGACGGCCGCAGGATCTCCGTTTTGCAGCGCCCGTGCGACGGGCCGATAGTCCCGATGCCCGAAGATGACGCCCCGACGCATCAGGTAGTGCGGATTCGGCACCCGCTCGAGGATTTCGTCGAACTCTTCGATGCCGAACTCCTCGAAGAGCTTTCGGTAGTCAGAGACGCTCGAGGATCCCCACGGGTCCAGTGCGACGTCGTCGACGACTCCGCCGTCTGCTCGAGGGATCGCCGGTCCCTCGCCGTCGGCCCCGGCGGCTCCACCGTCGGTCCGTGGCTCCGTTCGCTTCTCGAGTGGGTCGTCTCCGGTCATTAGGTGCGTTTTGGCGCGCCAGCGCGCAAAAGCCTTCGGCTTCGCCGCGGTGAGTCGGCGGCCGAGCGACGCGCGGTAGTACAGAGTAAAGCGTCCTCGCGACGAACACGCTCCCGATGCAGATTCGAATATTCGGACACGAACGCGACATCGAGGGCTCGAGGATCGACGCAGCGCCGGCGACGATCCGCGAGCAAGTACGCGAGTACGAGGCCGGCGAGCGGGACGCGTTCGACCTCGAGATCGAGTACCCGGAGAATTTCACGGGACGCGTCATGCGGGAGATGGTGCGCATTCCGTCCGGCGAAACGCGAACGTACGGAGATATCGCAGCGGCCCTCGATAGCGCACCGATCGCCGTCGGACAGGCCTGTGGCCGGAACCCCGTTTCCGTGATCGTTCCGTGCCACCGGATCGTCGGCGCGGATTCCCTCGTCGGCTACGGCGGCGGGCTCGAGCT
It includes:
- the pheT gene encoding phenylalanine--tRNA ligase subunit beta, producing the protein MPTVDIDPDELRELTGHEDKRDDDLIDDLFGLGLEFEGRTEDGEFELEFAPDRLDRLSVEGVARSMRYQYGDARGVHVPSPNSAEWTIEVDESVPDERPYVTGAVIRDVSLDEDALDSLIQLQEKLHATMGRKRAKGAIGIHDLTMLKGGSATEGGSTIRYVGVEPDEDRFVPLDSDEEMTPADVLEEHQTGRAYADLVSGYERYPAIYDDIGLFSFPPVINGRRTEVSTDSRDLFVEMTGTDQWTIDKMLNIVCYALSARGATLEDVTVEYPDHELVRPDLSTKTKTVTHGRIETILGIDLDPEEVIDLAERSGLEAEKQESEAGDLVYDVTIPPYRVDVLHPLDVIDDLGRAYGFNELEPTYPDVGTVGGRHERSRLERAVRTQLVGLGFEDMLNFHMISEEANYERLDIEPGSDAYGAGEPATIKEVYSEDYTMLRTWVTPSLMMILERNTHRSYPQHLSEVGFRAALDESENTGVGESRHVGAVLANHDAGYEDAKARLQALARKFDVDLETPPTDHPAFISGRTAAVVIDGEDVGVIGELHPKVLVEYDLEVPVAAFEFDLEALR
- a CDS encoding UbiA family prenyltransferase; this encodes MARKNHALSDEGSMTTALRNALFARFPAGTGRYWNVLVYSSAYLSLIAMAEVVIVSALLSLPPSPAAVVVGLVVFAVYTNDRLADVDTDAVSNPEQAAFVRRYRDELYVLASIAYGLAVALSVIGGPIALAITLLPGVFWVCYATDWIPGTGVHVRRLKDVFLVNTIVVAFAWATTLTFLPLAFADGTVTIPTLIVFAYFFLRVFTNTEIPNVRDIDGDREIGVLTIPVMFGVERTRQILTGIDLCTVGLVVAAVHIGYLSALLAFPLLVGISYSLGVTSLIGRYENERLLAKAAECEYLVAFVALTFVVLLS
- a CDS encoding methylated-DNA--[protein]-cysteine S-methyltransferase is translated as MQIRIFGHERDIEGSRIDAAPATIREQVREYEAGERDAFDLEIEYPENFTGRVMREMVRIPSGETRTYGDIAAALDSAPIAVGQACGRNPVSVIVPCHRIVGADSLVGYGGGLELKRQLLEHEGATIPGAP
- the pheS gene encoding phenylalanine--tRNA ligase subunit alpha gives rise to the protein MQLPAQQVAVVETASADEEQSVDALAAATDLPPETVTGAVFELEDEGLVAVEERVDETVTLTEEGREYADDTLPEVRLYEAAFEAGADSDPVQMGRVIGASGLEGPQVDIALSNYARKGYGVIDGGEITADPDADPAADAEANALEALAGEGAVPVDAAGVDDGTLEQLERRGLIERTESTVREVTLTDLAVTELMAGIETAETVGQVTPELLTGGEWKTVEFAEYNVEADAEAFEGGTVHILRQMSERVKDVLVGMGFQEMDGPHADADFWINDCLFMPQDHPARTHWDRFALEQPSHIDELPEDLVERVERAHRDGVGEDSEGYHSPWDEDFARALALRGHTTSLTTRYLSGTEIGEIEPPARFFSVEKAYRNDTLDATHLLEFYQIEGWVMADDLSVRDLMGTFEEFYAQFGIEDIQFKPHYNPYTEPSFELFGTHPTTGELIEIGNSGIFREEMLEPLGVDCDVMAWGLALERLAMLTTGAEDIRDLHGTLADLEFLRNAEVTY
- a CDS encoding sensor histidine kinase, coding for MFSLTILSGILLATVAIGASAALLAWRERPEPGAVPLVVMLAGQCFWSALLVFDLEASTLSGKVFWANLRWIGVVAIPVGWLLFSLEYTGRDRYVQPRYIALLLIVPLITVVLALTDSGLLHTESNLVREDGILLLSRTPGPWFWVITSYTYLLGLLGAVPLLRLIRNDSLPFRGQSMALLVGILAPWVSNILFLMGAIPVPGLDPTPVAFSISGVACLGALTRFQLFGTSPSPNPRARRLLFERMPDGALVIDAHDYVVDINETGATILGTVPGSVLGSPFQEIVPDDSMAPTDGTVPERPFRSSHDDRLYDVTATRITDIHDRTIGHVITFHDISEHVRQQQRHEVLNRVFRHNIRTETNVISSYAELLADRENRGVADEITASARRIEELASNSREIIEVFEQGRESIEAAPLESLIDDGIETVREEYPAARIEREPNLGGVSVASLLEPVFENLIENGVEHNPDSNPSVRIGAETDGDLVRVRIADDGPGIDDYERDALERGTETPLEHGSGLGLWLAKWGAEIAGGTISFETNEPTGSVVTVEVPVLSFADDSRDEPDGSSS
- a CDS encoding tryptophan--tRNA ligase, with the protein product MTGDDPLEKRTEPRTDGGAAGADGEGPAIPRADGGVVDDVALDPWGSSSVSDYRKLFEEFGIEEFDEILERVPNPHYLMRRGVIFGHRDYRPVARALQNGDPAAVLSGFMPTGDPHIGHKLVFDEIIWHQQQGADAYALIADLEANSARGMSWADIDEHARNYLLSLLALGFDPEEGELYRQSTNREVQDLAFDLGAEANFSEFQAIYGFDGETDVSHMQSVVTQMADILYPQLEEPKPTVIPVGPDQDPHVRLARDLAERMRFFKVSEAYASFELEPVERALVTEFYERLEPEEFDDDTLRCVHVAEALEETPLSELGVAADVLTSVLTKLNEAGMEPIRPRTRFFDRRATDAAFDALIDAIEGEKRVYESHIDAFEIDREEAEELAREVEVDNGGYGFQPPSSIYHRFMTGLTGGKMSSSIPASHISLLDDPEDGYDKVKSATTGGRETAEEQRELGGKADECPVYELYAYLLAGDDDEFAKRVYDECVGGERLCGDCKEQAAQLMKEFLEEHQEKREEVAALLEQADIELESPRRRQ